From Armatimonadota bacterium, a single genomic window includes:
- a CDS encoding c-type cytochrome, whose translation MPLLLPQSRRTLVILLLLATVAGGCQPTVGTGTAATAGAGLVEAPPALPLAPTNPRPSAARGRGVYERVCWPCHGNEGFGDGPAAAGLVAPHKNPMTDFFGMFGLKLRGEDLPSRPANFHNLVQQRLNAPFALFETIKLGRPHTAMPAFGPRPAYGANRGFPTLTDAQIWDTLFYVKTFSATPASVALGRDIYQNRALGIGGGRTATCAACHGAAGDGRGGALSAEMAARLWGWGRGEGPGIFTDVNLMLQRKPSELYQRIWTGRGLMPGYQGQLREDEVWALVDYIWTFLYDYAPARGH comes from the coding sequence ATGCCCCTGTTGCTGCCACAGTCGCGCCGCACGCTCGTCATCCTGCTGTTGCTCGCGACGGTCGCCGGCGGTTGCCAGCCAACCGTGGGGACCGGCACCGCTGCGACCGCGGGTGCCGGCCTGGTCGAGGCGCCGCCTGCGCTCCCCCTGGCGCCCACCAATCCCCGGCCGTCGGCTGCGCGCGGCCGGGGGGTCTACGAGCGGGTGTGCTGGCCGTGTCACGGCAACGAAGGGTTCGGTGATGGGCCGGCCGCCGCAGGCTTGGTCGCGCCGCACAAGAACCCCATGACCGACTTCTTCGGGATGTTCGGCCTGAAGCTGCGGGGCGAAGACCTGCCGTCCCGCCCCGCCAACTTCCACAACCTGGTACAGCAGCGTCTGAATGCCCCGTTCGCCCTGTTCGAGACCATCAAGCTGGGCCGGCCGCACACGGCGATGCCGGCGTTTGGCCCGAGGCCAGCGTACGGCGCCAACCGCGGCTTTCCCACGCTGACCGACGCGCAGATCTGGGACACCCTGTTCTACGTCAAGACGTTCTCGGCCACGCCGGCTTCTGTGGCGCTGGGCCGCGACATCTACCAGAACCGCGCCCTTGGGATCGGCGGCGGGCGAACCGCGACCTGTGCCGCCTGTCACGGCGCGGCCGGGGACGGCCGGGGTGGCGCGCTGAGCGCGGAGATGGCGGCACGCCTGTGGGGGTGGGGTCGTGGGGAGGGTCCCGGGATCTTCACGGACGTGAACCTGATGCTGCAGCGGAAGCCCTCGGAGCTCTACCAGCGCATCTGGACCGGCCGCGGGCTCATGCCCGGCTATCAGGGTCAGTTGCGGGAGGATGAGGTGTGGGCGCTGGTGGACTACATTTGGACGTTTCTCTACGACTACGCACCGGCCCGCGGGCACTAG